A single genomic interval of Anopheles marshallii chromosome 2, idAnoMarsDA_429_01, whole genome shotgun sequence harbors:
- the LOC128719117 gene encoding trypsin-1-like gives MARVQRLAILLTLAALVAAKPPRPKIVGGEEAIPHEFPYQISLQWNYNQDDQEPFHFCGGSLIADRYVLTAAHCVPSAISPDGFAEAVAGEHDFSQFDSSVQRRRIVEMFVHEDYAGGVGPNDIAVFRVEEPFRLNRKVQLVTLPEPNALPTGVCTISGWGSTSFTASPSYPDTLMKTTLPIMDLDLCREIYQTNLIEDSNICAGTMEGTSSVCSGDSGGPLVETVDAIVQVGIVSWGGIPCGGYRNPGVFVRVSYFIDWINDKINN, from the exons ATGGCACGAGTACAACGTCTAGCAATTCTTCTTACCCTGGCGGCGCTGGTTGCAGCTAAACCACCGCGACCGAAGATTGTCGGTGGCGAGGAAGCGATTCCGCACGAGTTCCCGTACCAGATCTCGCTGCAGTGGAACTACAACCAGGACGATCAGGAACCGTTCCACTTCTGCGGTGGTTCGCTAATTGCTGACCGGTATGTGCTTACCGCTGCCCATTGCGTGCCTAGTGCCATTTCGCCCGACGGTTTCGCAGAAGCCGTCGCCGGAGAGCACGATTTCAGCCAGTTTGATTCATCAGTACAACGGCGTCGCATCGTGGAGATGTTCGTGCACGAGGACTACGCAGGTGGAGTTGGACCCAACGACATTGCTGTGTTCCGCGTCGAGGAACCATTCCGTCTGAATCGTAAAGTGCAGCTGGTCACCTTGCCGGAACCGAACGCACTTCCTACGGGAGTGTGCACCATCAGCGGATGGGGATCAACTTCGTTCACGGCGTCCCCCAGCTATCCGGACACTCTTATG AAAACGACCTTACCCATCATGGATCTGGACTTGTGCCGTGAAATCTACCAAACGAACCTGATCGAAGATAGCAACATCTGCGCCGGTACGATGGAAGGTACCTCGAGCGTCTGCTCTGGCGACTCCGGCGGACCTCTCGTTGAAACCGTCGATGCTATCGTGCAGGTTGGCATCGTTTCCTGGGGAGGTATTCCGTGCGGTGGTTACAGAAACCCAGGAGTATTCGTTCGTGTTTCATACTTTATTGACTGGATCAATGACAAAATCAACAACTAA
- the LOC128719118 gene encoding chymotrypsin-like protease CTRL-1, whose translation MKRLIVLIISTVITLGHSYRPPIIQGTEANPHEFPYQVSLQWNFNNGSRPMHLCSGSIINREWILTAAHCGEEVIEQGWFEIVAGVNNIVDEKSGAQRRNVSRFVQHPAYNLSTIKSDIAVMLLSEPLHLNRHIKTMRLATGSTLILQTHAKFAGWGSISNTTENIFPDELMKVTLPLRTLEECNGMGNVDQTQICAGGYRNVTGCTADSGGPLTVNIDGEQVQIGVLSFGEKPCLAREPVVFTSVLYFYEWIQTAIEEE comes from the exons ATGAAGCGATTAATTGTTCTTATCATCTCAACCGTCATAACACTCGGACACTCGTACCGACCGCCCATTATCCAAGGAACGGAAGCAAATCCTCACGAGTTTCCCTACCAAGTGTCATTGCAGTGGAACTTTAACAATGGATCACGTCCAATGCACCTCTGCTCCGGGTCCATCATCAACCGGGAATGGATTCTAACCGCAGCGCATTGTGGCGAAGAAGTCATAGAACAAGGTTGGTTCGAAATTGTTGCCGGCGTGAACAACATTGTCGATGAAAAGTCCGGAGCACAGCGACGAAACGTGTCGCGTTTCGTTCAACACCCGGCATACAATTTATCCACCATTAAAAGCGACATCGCAGTG ATGCTCCTGTCGGAACCTTTGCACCTGAATCGGCACATTAAAACGATGAGATTGGCAACGGGTAGCACATTGATTCTGCAGACGCACGCCAAGTTTGCCGGTTGGGGTTCGATCTCCAACACGacggaaaacattttccccgATGAGCTAATG AAAGTAACGCTGCCTCTGCGTACGCTGGAAGAGTGTAATGGGATGGGTAACGTCGATCAGACGCAAATTTGTGCTGGTGGCTATCGGAATGTTACCGGCTGCACTGCGGACTCGGGCGGACCGCTGACGGTAAACATTGACGGCGAGCAGGTTCAAATTGGAGTGCTTTCTTTCGGCGAAAAACCATGCCTGGCAAGGGAACCGGTCGTGTTTACGAGCGTTTTGTACTTCTACGAATGGATTCAAACTGCGATCGAGGAGGAATGA
- the LOC128719115 gene encoding DNA polymerase zeta catalytic subunit, with product MVQHSNQTSIRIVSVDHYMSKPDPQFDACYSEFRGSEIKQVPVIRLFGSNTEGIHSCVHIHGVFPYFYIPYDGSVAEKLVVDQKIYQLACALDKGINVSLGRSASQTKHIFKIVLVKGIPIYGYHRNSHHYFKIYMYNPHLLRNATQLLMNGTILSGTYQVHETHIPYILQFFIDYNLYGMSFLELSSNGLRQRTNDAETVNNVPPKLSTSEYEIDVLASDILNREPEDKNTGEFANPGIASIWKDEQIRRLLVGFEQPERMNLSQDSGSTHEVITESDRFYRARLLSKLSKEHTPSSTADEQRKVPTSAYPSEATEDEELLDASCIVHHTRPNTGHSNDSLYDSQISYHFDASTVVDEEKIISMSQNPDMTLGEEDYSMLEILRELEELESNNIEDDCLLAPMTQLSGEKKRIIMQSSLNLSQANKRLNASMYGDLDTVCLMSDQADARMPNPDDVSFDSDDEFLLDFSQKQLCAGNNEQAETNTLLNDSDDDLLSGGIIPQLDGGDDSFKPFSSKRNRSSKESKTPNSSSAKKMRIDLTQPLSRKSLTPRRVTFALSPEESDSERAKRVLQEFENSSPNTLKNFEIRIPKLGLIKKSILFTNRNRSSSKSTTVGEPSKLKKSLQVCIPKLDPNAYDVSQSSTITTMDSTPQDARESLSLEKMGDRYQLARNYDFINNFDPLEGPSTPKSERVRRKIVTADAKEQPKSKMLKLEDEIQIELILSERFKNIVRLSPKVLIKPLLLIEKAAVNSELSLDAYSSPRQTLPNEDGPPSGKSDVAESNGPSLQSASLAETSAPSTESEINTAATTPKHVETVVEEILTNDEVEKCTNDKVTDQTVEQSEGMDVEFSLPSNSDSGDAVEMAHRTSEEDVSGNNVNTISIEDDDSDDSLPTNQVVTLEDDNDDIQMITPSLLDDVPIAELLGKNRFGVIDVSDDESTEQTGPAVAISSQLDGMVEFMAESPSEDQQHKPGNSTADEEGVEDDANIQSFCEKTLLCELDDINSDSDDSCVGSWNTTGMEKDDKVIISLAATPPTRDDAQRAIDEFEIPAVVNTTPFYSDPADVTGRKEVGHTVLNIAGNSLNDEPEFTSTIAGLGSLKHLRYDNLQRTFGENIDDVLGPIGSNGPNSERMKELLASEGCVVITPAELPPNRTEAVNWMDNRCRQRQSDPVAPIDSDSPIKVKTAETIMTVEDKAQANRLTPRIDSESSLNLSVLVANDGHTDLTTNGKSPTKLVGAKPNTLNSLNTPDHDTTSAKVPSPAKRNNTLTSDLKQFSVESDEPADEIASSQEVSTSDQSDTIEQSNADISSATPMGFKVDYENLQDAKSKCEYNYLTILSLEVHVNTRGELRPNPSTDPIAAIFYRIHNDVPSDHPKASSVCGIILNRAQTQSECASEADGMMSYKYNQSSHVADVVVVSGEHELYEKFLLLISFWDPDIFTGYEIESVSWGYVIERGYALDMNLMKKLSRVPSADKVHVSEEEQRELLEMHDYSAGLKIPGRILMDIWRLMRHEIALTSYTFENVAYHVLHRRVPNHSYRQLSRLWNKPYSRWIVLEYYLERVNGNFEILNQLDLIGRTAELAKLFGIQFYEVLSRGSQFRVESMMLRIAKPKNFVSVSPSIHQRAHMRAPEYLPLILEPNSRFYADPIIVLDFQSLYPSIIIAYNYCFSTCLGRIEHMGEDTSPFEFGASHLRVPPKMLKALLDRNLVTFSPCGIAFVKKRVREGVLPRMLSEILNTRLMVKKSMKLHKDNSILQRVLHSRQLGLKLIANVTYGYTAANFSGRMPCVEVGDSVVAKGRETLERAIKLVEGTERWGAKVVYGDTDSLFVLCPGRTKQEAFKIGEEIAETVTRENPPPVKLKLEKVYQPSILQTKKRYVGYMYESADQQQPVYEAKGIETVRRDGCPIVAKMLEKVLRILFETCDVSKVKQYTCRQFTKILEGRVNLQDFIFAKEFRGENGYKPGACVPALELTRKWKQTDPRHEPRQGQRVPYVIISGPPLVPLIRLVRSPDEVLSNEGLKINANYYISKAIIPPLNRCLLLIGADVNQWYNELPRKTLMLHNTGGVPADKLLATTDHQAHKKVTISQYFSTTNCIVDCGKQTQHGVCKDCRQQPQRALVHVMGKVNKLERKLELTEKMCRSCCQRTFETECISLDCPVVFSLNRRTLEYKQVQYYRDLIEQLF from the exons ATGGTACAACATTCAAATCAAACGTCGATCCGCATCGTTAGTGTAGATCATTACATGAGCAAACCGGACCCACAGTTCGACGCGTGCTATTCGGAATTCCGTGGTTCGGAGATCAAACAAGTGCCGGTCATACGACTGTTTGGCTCGAACACCGAAGGCATCCATAGCTGCGTCCACATCCATGGGGTCTTTCCATACTTTTACATCCCCTACGATGGATCGGTTGCGGAAAAGCTTGTGGTGGACCAAAAGATTTATCAGCTGGCTTGCGCTCTTGATAAAGGTATAAACGTTTCGCTGGGACGCTCAGCATCCCAAACGAAGCACATCTTTAAGATAGTGCTGGTGAAAGGAAT TCCCATTTACGGCTATCATCGGAATTCGCATCACTATTTTAAGATCTACATGTACAATCCGCATTTGCTACGGAACGCCACTCAACTGTTGATGAACGGAACTATCCTTTCGGGAACATATCAAGTTCACGAAACTCACATACCCTACATTCTGCAGTTCTTCATCGACTATAACCTGTACGGGATGAGTTTTTTGGAGCTAAGCTCAAACGGATTGCGACAGCGAACAAATGACGCTGAAACCGTCAACAACGTCCCACCGAAATTGTCCACATCTGAGTACGAGATAGACGTGCTTGCGTCGGATATCCTTAATCGCGAACCAGAAGACAAAAACACAGGTGAATTTGCAAACCCGGGCATTGCTTCCATCTGGAAGGACGAACAAATTCGGCGGCTTTTGGTCGGTTTCGAGCAACCGGAACGGATGAATCTTTCACAAGACAGTGGCTCAACGCATGAAGTAATAACCGAAAGTGATCGATTCTATCGAGCTCGACTGTTGTCGAAACTGTCGAAAGAACACACTCCCAGCTCAACTGCGGACGAACAAAGAAAAGTACCCACTTCAGCCTACCCATCAGAGGCAACTGAAGACGAGGAGTTGCTCGATGCGTCCTGCATCGTCCATCACACACGACCCAATACCGGACACAGCAATGATAGCTTGTACGATTCGCAAATCAGTTATCATTTTGATGCATCGACCGTGGTTGACGAAGAGAAGATTATATCCATGTCACAGAATCCGGATATGACGCTCGGAGAGGAAGATTATAGTATGTTGGAAATCCTGCGAGAGCTTGAAGAACTGGAATCCAACAATATCGAGGATGATTGTCTGTTGGCACCGATGACACAACTGTCGGGAGAAAAGAAACGCATCATTATGCAGTCCAGTTTGAACTTGTCGCAAGCCAACAAAAGACTGAACGCTTCTATGTATGGAGATCTGGACACAGTTTGTCTAATGTCCGATCAAGCTGACGCGCGTATGCCGAATCCGGACGATGTAAGCTTTGATTCGGATGACGAGTTTCTGCTTGATTTTTCGCAAAAGCAATTGTGTGCCGGAAATAACGAACAGGCTGAAACAAATACGCTCTTGAACGACAGTGACGATGACCTGCTGTCTGGTGGAATCATCCCACAGTTGGATGGAGGTGATGACTCTTTCAAACCCTTTTCCTCAAAGCGTAATAGAAGCAgcaaggaaagcaaaactccAAACAGCTCATCCGCGAAAAAGATGCGCATTGACTTAACGCAACCGTTATCTAGAAAATCTTTAACACCGCGTAGAGTAACGTTTGCCCTCTCCCCGGAGGAAAGCGACAGCGAACGCGCGAAGCGTGTACTCCAAGAATTTGAAAATTCTTCCCCTAACACGCTGAAGAACTTCGAAATAAG GATACCTAAATTGGGGTTAATCAAGAAGTCGATCCTGTTCACCAATCGAAATCGAAGCTCATCGAAGTCTACAACGGTCGGCGAACCTTCGAAACTAAAGAAAAGCCTCCAAGTGTG CATTCCGAAGTTGGACCCTAACGCTTACGACGTCAGCCAATCATCGACCATTACGACAATGGATTCAACACCCCAGGACGCACGTGAATCATTGTCGTTAGAAAAAATGGGCGATCGTTATCAACTTGCTCGAAATTACGATTTCATAAACAACTTCGATCCGCTAGAAGGTCCGTCCACACCGAAATCGGAGCGTGTGCGAAGAAAAATCGTGACCGCAGACGCGAAAGAACAGCCCAAGTCAAAGATGTTGAAATTGGAGGACGAGATACAGATCGAGCTGATTCTTTCGGAAAGGTTTAAAAACATCGTACGCCTTTCTCCGAAAGTGCTGATCAAACCATTACTCCTAATCGAGAAGGCGGCGGTTAACAGCGAGCTTTCATTGGATGCATATTCATCACCGCGCCAAACACTCCCAAACGAAGATGGCCCACCGAGTGGCAAAAGTGATGTTGCAGAAAGTAATGGACCTTCTCTTCAATCAGCTTCGCTAGCCGAAACTTCTGCACCATCAACTGAATCTGAAATAAATACTGCCGCTACAACGCCAAAGCATGTCGAAACAGTCGTAGAAGAAATCTTGACAAACGATGAAGTGGAAAAATGCACAAATGATAAAGTAACCGATCAAACGGTGGAGCAAAGCGAGGGAATGgatgtggaattttcattgCCATCGAACAGTGACTCGGGTGATGCTGTAGAAATGGCACACCGGACAAGCGAAGAAGATGTGTCCGGAAATAACGTTAACACCATTAGTATCGAGGATGATGACAGCGACGATTCACTTCCAACCAACCAAGTCGTTACGCTTGAGGATGATAATGACGACATACAGATGATTACACCGAGCCTGCTCGATGACGTTCCAATTGCAGAACTTTTAGGCAAGAACCGTTTCGGCGTGATCGATGTTTCGGACGATGAGAGTACTGAGCAAACGGGCCCTGCTGTAGCCATTTCATCGCAACTGGATGGAATGGTCGAATTTATGGCCGAAAGTCCGAGTGAGGACCAACAACATAAACCAGGGAATAGTACCGCCGATGAGGAAGGCGTCGAAGATGATGCAAACATTCAGAGTTTTTGtgaaaaaacacttttatgTGAGCTAGATGATATTAATTCTGATTCAGACGACAGCTGTGTCGGGTCGTGGAATACAACCGGCATGGAAAAGGACGATAAAGTAATCATATCGTTGGCTGCAACGCCACCTACACGCGATGATGCACAACGGGCAATTGATGAGTTCGAAATTCCTGCCGTCGTTAACACGACTCCGTTTTATAGCGATCCTGCAGATGTGACGGGCAGGAAGGAAGTTGGTCATACGGTTTTAAACATAGCAGGGAATAGTTTGAATGACGAGCCAGAGTTTACAAGCACCATTGCTGGGCTCGGCTCGCTGAAGCATTTGCGATATGACAACCTCCAGCGTACGTTCGGGGAAAACATCGACGACGTGCTAGGACCCATCGGATCGAATGGCCCAAATTCCGAACGGATGAAAGAACTGCTGGCCTCAGAAGGATGTGTTGTTATCACCCCAGCGGAACTCCCGCCCAATCGCACCGAAGCGGTCAATTGGATGGACAACAGATGCCGACAACGTCAGTCCGATCCTGTCGCTCCGATTGATTCGGACAGCCCTATTAAGGTGAAAACAGCGGAAACAATCATGACAGTGGAAGATAAGGCACAAGCGAACCGCCTAACACCAAGGATTGACAGTGAATCATCGCTCAATCTAAGTGTTCTGGTAGCAAACGATGGTCACACTGATTTGACCACTAACGGGAAGAGCCCAACAAAACTGGTCGGAGCAAAACCCAACACATTGAACTCTTTAAATACACCTGACCATGACACAACAAGCGCTAAAGTACCATCACCTGccaaaagaaacaacacgCTGACTTCTGACTTGAAACAATTTTCGGTGGAAAGTGATGAGCCCGCGGATGAGATCGCATCATCACAAGAGGTCA GTACATCTGATCAGTCAGATACAATTGAACAAAGCAATGCAGACATTTCGTCCGCCACCCCAATGGGGTTCAAGGTCGATTACGAAAATTTGCAGGACGCCAAATCGAAGTGTGAG TACAACTATTTGACAATATTGTCGCTCGAAGTGCACGTGAATACCCGTGGCGAATTGCGGCCCAATCCGAGCACTGACCCCATTGCGGCAATTTTCTACCGCATCCACAACGACGTTCCATCGGACCATCCGAAGGCTTCGTCCGTCTGTGGGATCATACTGAATCGTGCCCAGACGCAAAGCGAATGCGCGAGTGAAGCTGACGGTATGATGAGCTACAAGTACAATCAATCGTCACACGTGGCGGACGTCGTCGTAGTGTCCGGTGAGCACGAACTGTACGAAAAGTTTCTGCTGCTCATTTCCTTCTGGGATCCGGACATATTTACCGGTTACGAAATTGAAAGCGTATCCTGGGGCTACGTTATCGAGCGGGGCTACGCACTGGACATGAATCTAATGAAGAAGCTCTCGCGCGTTCCGTCCGCGGATAAGGTGCATGTGTCGGAAGAGGAACAGCGGGAACTGTTGGAAATGCATGACTATAGTGCGGGTTTGAAAATTCCGGGCCGCATACTGATGGACATTTGGCGCCTGATGCGACACGAGATTGCCCTGACGTCGTATACGTTTGAGAACGTAGCGTACCACGTGCTGCATCGGCGAGTTCCAAACCATTCCTACCGGCAGCTGTCCCGGCTGTGGAACAAACCGTACAGCCGCTGGATCGTGCTAGAGTACTATCTGGAGCGTGTGAACGGGAACTTTGAGATACTTAACCAGCTTGACTTGATAGGCCGTACGGCGGAGCTGGCCAAACTGTTCGGCATACAGTTTTACGAGGTGTTGTCCCGCGGGTCACAGTTTCGCGTGGAAAGCATGATGTTGCGCATTGCCAAACCGAAGAACTTTGTGTCCGTTTCGCCCAGCATCCATCAGCGGGCGCACATGCGTGCACCGGAGTACTTGCCATTGATCCTCGAGCCGAACTCGCGCTTCTACGCCGATCCGATCATTGTGCTAGACTTCCAGAGCTTGTATCCCAGCATTATCATTGCCTACAACTACTGCTTTTCGACGTGCTTGGGGCGCATCGAGCACATGGGAGA GGACACTTCACCGTTTGAGTTTGGCGCTTCGCATCTGCGCGTACCACCAAAGATGCTGAAAGCGTTGCTCGACAGGAATTTGGTTACATTTTCTCCCTGTGGCATTGCGTTCGTGAAGAAGCGCGTACGGGAAGGCGTACTTCCACGGATGTTAAGCGAAATCCTCAACACTCGCCTGATGGTGAAGAAGTCGATGAAGCTCCACAAGGACAACAGCATCCTGCAGCGTGTGCTCCATTCGCGTCAGCTCGGTTTGAAACTGATTGCGAACGTGACGTACGGCTACACGGCGGCCAACTTCAGCGGACGCATGCCGTGCGTCGAGGTTGGCGACAGTGTCGTTGCAAAGGGACGGGAAACGCTCGAGCGAGCGATCAAGTTAGTCGAGGGAACGGAACGCTGGGGAGCGAAGGTAGTGTACGGCGACACAGACTCCCTGTTTGTGCTCTGTCCGGGAAGAACGAAGCAAGAGGCATTCAAAATAGGCGAGGAGATTGCCGAAACAGTTACCAGAGAAAATCCACCACCAGTCAAGCTGAAGCTGGAGAAAGTCTACCAACCATCGATACTGCAG ACTAAGAAACGCTACGTGGGATACATGTACGAGTCGGCAGATCAACAGCAACCCGTCTACGAAGCGAAGGGTATCGAAACGGTCCGCCGAGATGGGTGCCCGATTGTGGCGAAAATGCTCGAGAAGGTTTTACGCATTCTGTTCGAAACTTGCGACGTGTCAAAGGTGAAACAGTACACCTGTCGACAGTTTACCAAAATCCTGGAGGGTCGAGTCAATCTGCAGGATTTCATATTCGCCAAAGAGTTCCGGGGCGAGAATGGTTACAAGCCTGGTGCGTGTGTACCGGCATTAGAGCTAACGAG aaaatggaagcaaaccgATCCCCGCCATGAACCGCGCCAGGGCCAACGGGTACCGTACGTGATAATCAGTGGTCCACCACTGGTCCCGCTAATTCGGCTCGTGCGCAGCCCGGACGAGGTGCTCTCGAACGAAGGGCTTAAAATAAACGCTAATTATTACATTTCGAAGGCAATCATCCCGCCCCTAAATCGTTGCCTTCTGCTGATCGGTGCGGATGTAAACCAGTGGTACAATGAACTGCCCCGCAAGACGCTGATGCTGCACAATACCGGCGGTGTACCAGCTGACAAGCTGTTGGCAACGACCGATCACCAAGCGCATAAAAAAGTCACCATCTCGCAGTACTTCTCGACCACCAACTGCATCGTGGACTGTGGCAAACAGACGCAGCATGGCGTGTGTAAAGACTGCCGACAGCAACCGCAACGGGCGTTGGTGCATGTGATGGGCAAAGTGAACAAGCTGGAACGGAAACTCGAGCTCACGGAAAAG ATGTGTCGATCGTGTTGTCAGCGTACGTTTGAAACGGAGTGCATTTCACTGGACTGTCCAGTGGTTTTCTCGTTAAACCGACGGACCCTGGAATACAAACAAGTGCAGTACTATCGAGATCTTATTGAGCAGCTGTTCTAG